A section of the Harmonia axyridis chromosome 2, icHarAxyr1.1, whole genome shotgun sequence genome encodes:
- the LOC123672565 gene encoding uncharacterized protein LOC123672565 isoform X2, translated as MNATVLGHFLMNKLGIAKTSFMVFSRIAWLIFSLSLPTMLAISCDSATKAAKEVADICTKYLNLLPLAATDERSKILKEQLHLLRSMSNSVQPFSAAGFFTINHSMLGLIVGSVPPYLIFMLECLQKETINFYGNVTSSHKN; from the exons ATGAATGCAACAGTGTTGGGTCATTTCTTGATGAACAAATTGGGAATTGCTAAAACTTCTTTCATGGTTTTTTCAAGAATTGCTTGGCTAATTTTCTCTTTG tccttGCCTACCATGTTGGCCATATCTTGTGACAGCGCAACGAAGGCAGCTAAAGAAGTGGCAGACATATGCACCAAATACTTGAATCTCCTACCACTTGCAGCAACTGATGAGCGCAGCAAAATACTGAAGGAACAACTGCATTTATTGCGTTCCATGTCGAATTCTGTTCAACCTTTTTCTGCGGCTGGATTCTTCACCATCAATCATTCCATGCTCGGTCTTATTGTTGGCAGTGTTCCTCCATATTTGATCTTTATGTTGGAGTGTTTGCAAAAGGAGACAATAAATTTTTACGGAAATGTTACCTCATCGCATAAAAATTGA
- the LOC123672565 gene encoding putative gustatory receptor 28b isoform X1: MSISYRFQCSVQSLKKHLKNCSIFRKEDVKNEAKKPPACDFPCETLKTFSRIYMGISNSVDSLNSVFGSSVLQIIIHVYIDIVMNASLLILMVLVRRNRNNKFLEILMFVCRISWMLLSFSLPTMLAISCDSATKAAKEVADICTKYLNLLPLAATDERSKILKEQLHLLRSMSNSVQPFSAAGFFTINHSMLGLIVGSVPPYLIFMLECLQKETINFYGNVTSSHKN, from the exons ATGTCGATATCTTATCGATTTCAATGTTCTGTCCAATCGTTGAAGAAACATCTTAAGAATTGTTCCATTTTCCGAAAGGAAGATGTTAAAAATGAAGCCAAGAAGCCACCAGCATGTGATTTTCCTTGCGAAACATTAAAAACATTCAGTAGAATTTATATGGGGATCAGTAACTCAGTTGATTCTTTGAACTCAGTATTTGGATCAAGTGTATTGCAAATTATTATTCACGTTTATATAGATATTGTGATGAATGCTTCACTTTTAATATTGATGGTGTTAGTAAGGAGAAACAGGAACaacaaatttttggaaattctgATGTTCGTTTGCAGGATAAGCTGGATGCTTTTATCTTTT tccttGCCTACCATGTTGGCCATATCTTGTGACAGCGCAACGAAGGCAGCTAAAGAAGTGGCAGACATATGCACCAAATACTTGAATCTCCTACCACTTGCAGCAACTGATGAGCGCAGCAAAATACTGAAGGAACAACTGCATTTATTGCGTTCCATGTCGAATTCTGTTCAACCTTTTTCTGCGGCTGGATTCTTCACCATCAATCATTCCATGCTCGGTCTTATTGTTGGCAGTGTTCCTCCATATTTGATCTTTATGTTGGAGTGTTTGCAAAAGGAGACAATAAATTTTTACGGAAATGTTACCTCATCGCATAAAAATTGA